The following are from one region of the Rattus rattus isolate New Zealand unplaced genomic scaffold, Rrattus_CSIRO_v1 PGA_scaffold_41, whole genome shotgun sequence genome:
- the LOC116889646 gene encoding adenosine kinase-like: MKKGLICLGNPIVDCYAFVSDEFLKKHALPKGSAPVFSPEQVKEIIKDVDFVSVACGGSSLNVAKGVGFAGHKAAVFGQHSDDEDGKIVEEGLSDYSVKNLSIVKKNAYTTRLNCFITPDGQRTMLAIFASSHEKLDAPINFSMFDEYKYLLVEGYYFCNDILVDTAYKVNEYCHKQGLETILLLSNIFCVNSYKNHLLTTLEKSTIISGNDEEFLKLLDKENIEDLLVFLEKHPSLKVSLVTLGPKGAYAVVNGKRYFIEAPDAEVVDTTGAGDYFTAGFLYGYFEGYSVETSLKIANLFAGDVISHVGANLDKNIRSKFEYLLANEKK; encoded by the coding sequence ATGAAAAAAGGTCTGATTTGTTTAGGAAACCCAATAGTGGACTGTTATGCATTTGTTTCTGATGAATTCCTAAAAAAGCACGCTTTGCCTAAAGGTTCTGCTCCCGTCTTTTCGCCAGAACAAGTGAAAGAGATAATAAAAGATGTTGATTTCGTATCAGTAGCTTGTGGTGGATCATCTCTAAATGTGGCCAAGGGAGTTGGTTTTGCTGGTCATAAAGCAGCCGTTTTTGGACAACATTCGGATGATGAAGATGGAAAAATAGTTGAGGAAGGTCTATCAGATTATTCTGTCAAGAATCTttctattgttaaaaaaaatgcgTATACCACAAGATTGAACTGTTTTATCACTCCAGACGGACAAAGAACAATGCTTGCTATTTTTGCTTCTTCTCACGAGAAACTAGATGCTCCTATAAATTTTTCAATGTTTGATGAATACAAATATCTTTTAGTAGAAGGCTATTATTTTTGTAACGACATACTTGTGGATACTGCTTATAAAGTAAACGAATATTGTCACAAGCAAGGTTTAGAAACTATTCTGCTTCTTTCAAATATCTTTTGTGTGAACTCATATAAAAATCATTTGCTTACTACTTTGGAAAAATCAACAATTATTTCTGGAAATGACGaagaatttttgaaattattgGATAAGGAAAATATTGAAGACTTATTAGTTTTCTTAGAGAAACATCCATCATTAAAGGTTTCTTTGGTTACTTTAGGCCCTAAAGGTGCTTATGCTGTTGTAAATGGAAAAAGGTACTTTATCGAAGCTCCTGATGCTGAAGTTGTAGATACAACAGGAGCTGGCGATTACTTTACAGCTGGATTTCTATATGGATATTTTGAAGGCTATTCAGTagaaacttctttaaaaattgCAAATCTATTCGCCGGAGATGTAATTTCTCATGTAGGAGCAAATCTTGATAAAAATATTAGGTCAAAATTTGAATATCTTTTagctaatgaaaaaaaataa
- the LOC116889647 gene encoding uncharacterized protein MG377-like, producing MPSIIKSKKPIKFGKLFIINQLSFSEDTINSYRENIKQQNPQISDENLERELLVLLKRDSFYNRLMDEVASAYDFELDEEEVKDQLELLKSSYPSASEENLRSRIEISIYKRLIYEDLEKDWEIEISDEEVKDTLTSYYKSTGQSIREYLQDKSKFENVRSTLKEQLIFDRLMNAFAVEYRFSENEHSN from the coding sequence ATGCCTTCgataattaaatctaaaaaaccCATTAAATTTGGaaagttatttattattaatcaACTTTCTTTTAGTGAGGACACAATAAATTCTTATAGAGAAAACATTAAACAGCAAAATCCTCAAATTTCAGATGAGAATTTAGAAAGAGAATTGTTAGTTTTACTTAAACGAGACAGTTTTTATAATCGTCTTATGGATGAGGTGGCTAGTGCTTATGATTTTGAATTGGATGAAGAAGAGGTAAAAGATCAATTGGAACTTCTTAAATCTAGTTATCCATCAGCTAGTGAAGAGAATTTAAGATCTAGAATAGAGATTTCAATATACAAGAGATTAATCTATGAAGATTTAGAAAAAGATTGGGAAATTGAAATTTCTGATGAAGAAGTAAAAGATACTTTGACAAGTTACTATAAATCTACAGGGCAGTCTATAAGAGAGTATCTTCAAGATAAgtcaaaatttgaaaatgttagaAGTACATTAAAAGAGCAATTAATTTTCGATCGACTTATGAATGCTTTTGCTGTTGAATATAGATTTTCAGAAAATGAACATAGCAATTAG